From Demequina capsici, one genomic window encodes:
- the fliE gene encoding flagellar hook-basal body complex protein FliE, with protein sequence MTIPAISAVTSTVAPSSYLATTPTQSTSATDGAFASTLASAVDNVQGLQSNADSLAIKAVTGDLADVHQYTIAATEASVTLELAAAVRNKAVDAFSEIMRMQA encoded by the coding sequence ATGACGATCCCCGCCATCTCCGCCGTCACCAGCACGGTCGCGCCCAGCAGCTACCTGGCCACGACGCCCACCCAGTCCACGTCCGCCACCGACGGGGCGTTCGCCAGCACCCTGGCCTCCGCGGTGGACAACGTGCAGGGGCTGCAGTCGAACGCCGACTCGCTGGCCATCAAGGCCGTCACGGGTGACCTGGCCGACGTCCACCAGTACACGATCGCCGCGACCGAGGCCTCCGTCACGCTCGAGCTCGCCGCGGCCGTGCGCAACAAGGCCGTCGACGCCTTCAGCGAGATCATGAGGATGCAGGCCTGA
- the fliS gene encoding flagellar export chaperone FliS: MNGYTAARTRYVDNAVSTASPATLLVMLYDRLLRDLERGELAFREGMRSEGSAQLLHAQDIVTELASTLDVDAWDGGPQLMSLYNYLATSLVEANIAADPDKVAACKGIVEPLHAAWEQAARQAAEAAPDRAVGDLGVA; the protein is encoded by the coding sequence ATGAACGGATACACCGCAGCCCGCACCCGCTACGTCGACAACGCCGTCTCGACTGCCAGCCCGGCGACGCTCCTCGTCATGCTCTACGATCGCCTGCTGCGCGACCTGGAGCGCGGCGAGCTCGCGTTCCGGGAGGGCATGCGGAGCGAGGGCAGCGCGCAGCTGCTCCACGCGCAGGACATCGTCACCGAGCTGGCCAGCACGCTGGACGTGGACGCCTGGGACGGCGGACCCCAGCTGATGTCGCTGTACAACTACCTGGCCACCTCCCTGGTCGAGGCGAACATCGCCGCGGACCCGGACAAGGTCGCTGCCTGCAAGGGCATCGTCGAGCCGCTTCACGCCGCGTGGGAGCAGGCCGCCCGGCAGGCCGCAGAGGCCGCTCCCGACCGGGCTGTCGGAGACCTGGGCGTCGCATGA
- the fliG gene encoding flagellar motor switch protein FliG, whose amino-acid sequence MPAMLTGTQKAALVLIQMGKASASRVMSQMDEAEIDAVTTEITRMRSVDDETLTEVFNEFRRMSAGGGLIVQGGYQYAQKLLEETLGKEKAAEVLERLASRIQVQPFEFLMHADARQVVTVLAGEHPQTIALVLAHLRPEHASAIMAGLAPETRAIVAHRIALMGGASPDVVTLVADQLKRKAANLLTSREMTAVGGVQPLVEIINKADAATEKMILEGLQEQDPELADQIRQMMFVFADITLLEDRAIQLVMRSVETMTLATALKGAEDAVRDKILRNMSERARENLVEEIDLLGPVRISMVEEARSQVVQVIRGLEEAGEIMISRDGEDEYVA is encoded by the coding sequence ATGCCCGCCATGCTCACCGGCACCCAGAAGGCCGCGCTCGTGCTCATCCAGATGGGGAAGGCGTCCGCCTCGCGCGTCATGTCGCAGATGGACGAGGCCGAGATCGACGCCGTCACCACCGAGATCACCCGCATGCGGTCCGTGGACGACGAGACGCTCACCGAGGTCTTCAACGAGTTCCGTCGCATGTCCGCAGGCGGAGGCCTGATCGTCCAGGGCGGCTACCAGTACGCGCAGAAGCTGCTCGAGGAGACGCTCGGCAAGGAGAAGGCCGCCGAGGTGCTGGAGCGCCTGGCCAGCCGCATCCAGGTGCAGCCGTTCGAGTTCCTCATGCACGCCGACGCGCGCCAGGTGGTCACCGTGCTGGCCGGCGAGCACCCGCAGACCATCGCGCTCGTGCTCGCGCACCTGCGCCCCGAGCACGCGTCCGCGATCATGGCGGGCCTCGCCCCCGAGACGCGGGCGATCGTCGCCCACCGGATCGCCCTCATGGGCGGCGCCTCTCCCGACGTCGTGACGCTGGTGGCCGACCAGCTCAAGCGCAAGGCGGCGAACCTTCTCACGTCACGCGAGATGACCGCCGTCGGGGGCGTGCAGCCGCTGGTGGAGATCATCAACAAGGCCGACGCGGCCACCGAGAAGATGATCCTCGAGGGCCTGCAGGAGCAGGATCCCGAGCTCGCCGACCAGATCCGCCAGATGATGTTCGTCTTCGCCGACATCACCCTGCTCGAGGACCGTGCCATCCAGCTCGTGATGCGCAGCGTCGAGACCATGACGCTCGCCACCGCGCTCAAGGGTGCCGAGGACGCCGTCCGCGACAAGATCCTGCGGAACATGTCCGAGCGCGCCCGCGAGAACCTCGTGGAGGAGATCGACCTGCTGGGCCCGGTCCGCATCTCCATGGTCGAGGAGGCCCGCTCCCAGGTGGTCCAGGTGATCCGCGGCCTCGAGGAGGCCGGCGAGATCATGATCAGCCGCGACGGGGAGGACGAGTATGTCGCCTGA
- a CDS encoding flagellar basal body rod protein FlgB — protein MFGSVSFDAMSSALDALSLRQQTIADNIANVQTPGYQARRVAFEDALKSAVARGSGQVSATVGVSVEPTREDGNNVNLDTETVSNIDTGLRYQLASQAMSNEFSQLRTAIGNA, from the coding sequence GTGTTCGGATCCGTGAGCTTCGATGCGATGTCCTCCGCGCTCGACGCGCTGTCTCTGCGTCAGCAGACGATCGCCGACAACATCGCGAACGTCCAGACGCCCGGCTACCAGGCACGCCGCGTCGCGTTCGAGGACGCCTTGAAGAGCGCGGTCGCGCGTGGATCAGGCCAGGTGAGCGCCACCGTCGGCGTCTCCGTCGAGCCGACCCGTGAGGACGGCAACAACGTCAACCTGGACACCGAGACGGTGTCCAACATCGACACGGGCCTGCGCTACCAGCTCGCCTCCCAGGCGATGAGCAACGAGTTCAGCCAGCTGCGCACCGCGATCGGGAACGCCTGA
- the fliF gene encoding flagellar basal-body MS-ring/collar protein FliF: MPKQVASALERLRRTADGMSLAQKIFLSLLAGLLVVAVVFLMQWTSKPTMAPLFTNLSTDDAAAIVAQLDSSGVQYQLTAGGSTIMVPQDQLYDTRLAVASAGLPSDGGVGYELLDNMSMTSSEFQQQVTYQRALEGELAKTIQAMDGVETASVKLAIPQDTVFADQKDKPTASVFVATKPGSALGTQNVQAIANLVSASIEGMSADDVAVIGADGVVLSTVGAEDSSIQQASATADYESRIASNVQQMLDQIVGPGNAVVSVTAELDYDQTQTTSETFSSDPSAKPLSESQTTEAYTGDGSNATGVLGPDNISVPAASASAGAYSSEEWVRNNAVNKVTEITQSAPGTVRRQSVSVVTNSAVASSINQADLESMVAAAAGVDTTRGDVLSVSTMAFDTTQADTAAAAITEAQAEQQSAATKAMIVSISKWAVVGLIALVLIIIVMVRSRRRTNDERVQLSLEAVEELEARAQAALDARSQALIDAASAEATGDLFALEAAPVPDMDSVALAIREEITAFAEQQPAEVAEVLRGWISSGERR; this comes from the coding sequence ATGCCCAAGCAGGTCGCCAGCGCGCTCGAACGTCTGCGTCGCACCGCCGACGGGATGTCGCTCGCCCAGAAGATCTTCCTCTCCCTGCTCGCAGGGCTGCTCGTCGTCGCCGTCGTCTTCCTCATGCAGTGGACGTCCAAGCCGACCATGGCGCCGCTGTTCACCAACCTGTCCACCGACGACGCCGCGGCGATCGTCGCCCAGCTCGACTCGTCGGGCGTCCAGTACCAGCTCACCGCCGGTGGGTCCACGATCATGGTGCCGCAGGACCAGCTGTACGACACCCGCCTGGCCGTCGCGTCCGCGGGCCTCCCGTCCGATGGCGGCGTCGGCTACGAGCTGCTGGACAACATGTCGATGACCAGCTCCGAGTTCCAGCAGCAGGTCACGTACCAGCGGGCGCTCGAAGGCGAGCTGGCGAAGACCATCCAGGCGATGGACGGCGTCGAGACCGCGTCCGTGAAGCTCGCCATCCCCCAGGACACCGTGTTCGCCGACCAGAAGGACAAGCCGACCGCGTCCGTGTTCGTCGCCACCAAGCCCGGCAGCGCGCTCGGCACGCAGAACGTCCAGGCGATCGCGAACCTCGTGTCCGCATCGATCGAGGGCATGAGCGCGGACGACGTCGCGGTGATCGGCGCCGACGGCGTGGTCCTGTCCACCGTGGGCGCGGAGGACTCCTCCATCCAGCAGGCCAGCGCCACCGCCGACTACGAGTCCCGCATCGCGTCGAACGTGCAGCAGATGCTCGACCAGATCGTCGGCCCTGGCAACGCCGTGGTCTCCGTCACCGCGGAGCTCGACTACGACCAGACGCAGACCACCAGCGAGACCTTCAGCTCCGACCCCAGCGCCAAGCCGCTCAGCGAGTCGCAGACCACCGAGGCCTACACGGGCGACGGCAGCAACGCCACCGGCGTGCTCGGCCCCGACAACATCTCGGTGCCCGCCGCCTCGGCAAGCGCCGGCGCCTACTCCAGCGAGGAGTGGGTGCGCAACAACGCGGTCAACAAGGTCACGGAGATCACGCAGTCCGCGCCCGGCACCGTGCGTCGGCAGTCCGTCTCCGTCGTCACCAACTCCGCCGTCGCGTCGTCCATCAACCAGGCCGACCTGGAGTCGATGGTGGCCGCCGCCGCCGGCGTGGACACCACCAGGGGCGACGTCCTGTCCGTCTCCACCATGGCGTTCGACACCACCCAGGCCGACACGGCCGCCGCAGCGATCACCGAGGCGCAGGCCGAGCAGCAGTCCGCCGCCACCAAGGCCATGATCGTGTCGATCTCGAAGTGGGCGGTCGTCGGCCTGATCGCGCTGGTCCTGATCATCATCGTCATGGTCCGCTCCCGCAGGCGCACCAACGACGAGCGCGTCCAGCTCAGCCTCGAGGCGGTCGAGGAGCTCGAGGCGCGCGCCCAGGCCGCGCTCGACGCCCGCTCGCAGGCGCTGATCGACGCCGCCTCCGCCGAGGCGACCGGCGACCTGTTCGCGCTCGAGGCCGCGCCCGTGCCCGACATGGACTCGGTGGCGCTCGCGATCCGCGAGGAGATCACCGCGTTCGCCGAGCAGCAGCCTGCCGAGGTGGCCGAGGTGCTGCGCGGCTGGATCAGCTCGGGGGAGCGCCGCTGA
- the flgC gene encoding flagellar basal body rod protein FlgC, translating to MTTFGAIGIAGSGLNVYRHWLDAVSDNIANVNTVRSTDESAFQARYIVAEANGADNGGGVHVAGAAFGDAEGRLVYEPTNPLADTDGYVRYPDIDLSSQMTQLIMAQRGYQANAAVIDRAKDMYSTALTIGRN from the coding sequence ATGACCACCTTCGGCGCGATCGGGATCGCCGGCTCCGGCCTCAACGTGTACCGGCACTGGCTGGACGCCGTGTCCGACAACATCGCGAACGTCAACACGGTCCGCTCCACCGACGAGTCCGCATTCCAGGCCCGCTACATCGTCGCGGAGGCGAACGGTGCGGACAACGGCGGCGGCGTCCACGTCGCGGGGGCGGCGTTCGGCGACGCCGAGGGCCGGCTCGTGTACGAGCCCACCAACCCGCTGGCCGACACCGACGGCTACGTGCGCTACCCGGACATCGACCTGAGCAGCCAGATGACGCAGCTGATCATGGCCCAGCGCGGCTACCAGGCCAACGCCGCCGTGATCGACCGCGCCAAGGACATGTACTCCACCGCCCTCACCATCGGGAGGAACTGA
- a CDS encoding FliH/SctL family protein — protein sequence MSPDARVSAFVPVDLGARRPTDEPATEASGQPVGHAAGYAAGFAAGTRAAAESAATDRARQAAEHDRRELNRDASMRRALGALAEAITQWEQRSAPVLDSAERALHAAAFELAEAILGSEIEPGPRSARTILHRALSVPDDVTPTRVRLHPSDLEHAQRLIDSGDADLPDTVMLMADPHLSPGDAITEYEDGVLDARIGTALERARAALLEEEQS from the coding sequence ATGTCGCCTGACGCGCGCGTCTCCGCCTTCGTCCCCGTGGACCTCGGCGCCCGCCGCCCCACCGACGAGCCCGCCACCGAGGCGAGCGGCCAGCCCGTGGGACACGCCGCAGGGTACGCCGCAGGGTTCGCCGCAGGCACCCGTGCCGCCGCCGAGTCCGCCGCCACCGACCGCGCCCGTCAGGCCGCCGAGCACGACCGCCGCGAGCTCAACAGGGACGCGTCCATGCGCCGCGCCCTCGGTGCGCTCGCGGAGGCCATCACCCAGTGGGAGCAGCGCTCCGCGCCCGTGCTCGACAGCGCCGAACGCGCCCTCCACGCCGCCGCCTTCGAGCTCGCGGAGGCGATCCTCGGCAGCGAGATCGAGCCCGGCCCCCGTTCGGCCCGCACGATCCTCCACCGCGCGCTGTCCGTCCCCGACGACGTGACGCCCACCCGGGTGCGCCTCCACCCGTCGGACCTGGAGCACGCCCAGCGCCTGATCGACTCCGGCGACGCGGACCTGCCGGACACGGTGATGCTCATGGCGGACCCGCACCTCAGCCCGGGCGACGCCATCACCGAGTACGAGGACGGCGTCCTGGACGCCCGCATCGGCACCGCGCTCGAGCGTGCGCGCGCAGCCCTCCTCGAGGAGGAGCAGTCATGA